A window of the Gossypium hirsutum isolate 1008001.06 chromosome A03, Gossypium_hirsutum_v2.1, whole genome shotgun sequence genome harbors these coding sequences:
- the LOC107887532 gene encoding monofunctional riboflavin biosynthesis protein RIBA 3, chloroplastic isoform X1, whose translation MDCALSPQIFINTRFPRCVAIRQGVEIRLYRKRWLNSSCCAVGVSEMGAGNLFDDGSLKGSENGSLLGALGDSVLPPFGTVDAEITPETVDFFVSDAEGDPDCPSKGFSSIDQALNTIRQGKFVIVVDDENEDFEGTLIMAASHATPEMMAFMVKHGSGIVSVGMKEEDLERLKLPLMSPESEDKDSSAPTFTITVDAKTGTSTGVSALDRAKTVLALSSPESKPDDFRRPGHIFPLKYRNGGVLRRAGHTEASVDLVILTGLRPVSVLSTVVDPEEGSIASLPFIRKLALEHSIPVISITDLIRYRRKREKLVERTAISRLPTKWGLFQAYCYRSKLDGTEHIAIVKGDIGNGQDVLVRVHSECLTGDIFGSARCDCGNQLDLAMQLIEQAGRGVVVYLRGHEGRGIGLGHKLRAYNLQDQGHDTVQANIELGLAVDAREYGIGAQVSLHTSILNMFPASFSYGFNELQILRDVGVQTMRLMTNNPAKFTGLKGYGLAVIGRVPVLTPVTEENKRYLETKRTKMGHIYGSDLQGPLAPFIKPSVNKKESSDGEPNPE comes from the exons ATGGATTGTGCTTTATCTCCTCAGATCTTCATAAACACAAG ATTTCCTAGGTGTGTGGCCATCAGACAAGGAGTTGAAATCAGGCTATACAGAAAAAGATGGTTGAATTCTAGTTGCTGTGCTGTGGGGGTGTCTGAGATGGGTGCTGGCAACCTGTTTGATGATGGGTCCTTGAAAGGGTCTGAAAATGGGTCATTGTTGGGTGCACTTGGTGACTCAGTTTTACCACCATTTGGAACAGTGGATGCTGAAATTACCCCAGAAACCGTTGATTTCTTTGTTAGTGATGCAGAAGGTGATCCTGACTGCCCTTCTAAAGGATTCTCTTCCATTGACCAAGCATTGAATACAATACGCCAAGGAAAG tttgtgATTGTTGTAGATGATGAAAATGAGGATTTTGAAGGAACCCTTATCATGGCAGCTTCTCATGCAACTCCTGAGATGATGGCTTTCATGGTAAAGCATGGCTCAGGCATTGTTTCCGTAGGTATGAAAGAGGAGGACCTTGAAAGGCTTAAGCTTCCATTAATGTCACCAGAAAGTGAAGACAAAGATTCTTCTGCCCCAACTTTCACAATCACAGTG GATGCAAAAACCGGTACATCAACTGGAGTTTCGGCATTGGATAGGGCAAAGACTGTTCTTGCACTGTCTTCCCCGGAGTCAAAGCCTGATGACTTTAGAAGACCAGGTCATATATTTCCTCTCAAGTATAGGAATGGTGGGGTTTTAAGAAGAGCTGGTCATACTGAGGCTTCGGTCGATTTGGTCATCCTCACCGGTTTAAGGCCTGTTTCAGTTCTTTCAACTGTTGTGGATCCAGAGGAAGGTTCTATAGCATCTTTGCCATTTATAAGAAAGTTGGCTTTGGAGCATAGCATACCAGTTATTTCCATAACTGATCTCATTAG GTACCGGAGAAAGCGGGAAAAGCTCGTTGAAAGGACAGCTATTTCACGTCTGCCAACGAAATGGGGTCTATTTCAAGCATACTGCTACCGTTCGAAGCTAGATGGAACAGAACATATAGCAATTGTTAAG GGTGACATAGGGAATGGACAAGATGTTCTTGTAAGAGTTCACTCAGAATGTTTAACCGGAGATATATTTGGATCAGCAAGATGCGACTGTGGCAACCAGTTGGATTTGGCAATGCAGTTAATCGAGCAAGCCGGTCGAGGAGTTGTGGTTTACCTTCGAGGTCATGAAGGGCGAGGGATAGGACTCGGTCACAAGCTAAGAGCCTATAATTTGCAAGATCAGGGCCATGACACAGTTCAAGCCAACATTGAACTTGGTTTAGCTGTTGATGCTCGTGAATATGGTATTGGTGCCCAGGTTAGTCTCCATACATCAATTTTGAACATGTTTCCTGCATCATTTAGTTATGGTTTCAATGAACTGCAGATTTTGAGAGACGTAGGGGTTCAAACCATGAGGTTGATGACTAATAACCCAGCCAAGTTCACAGGCCTGAAGGGTTATGGGTTGGCTGTGATTGGAAGAGTGCCTGTTTTGACACCCGTTACAGAGGAAAATAAGAGATACTTGGAAACAAAACGTACCAAGATGGGTCATATTTATGGCTCTGATCTCCAAGGACCATTGGCTCCTTTCATTAAACCATCTGTAAACAAGAAAGAATCATCTGATGGGGAGCCAAACCCtgaataa
- the LOC107887532 gene encoding monofunctional riboflavin biosynthesis protein RIBA 3, chloroplastic isoform X2: MDCALSPQIFINTRFPRCVAIRQGVEIRLYRKRWLNSSCCAVGVSEMGAGNLFDDGSLKGSENGSLLGALGDSVLPPFGTVDAEITPETVDFFVSDAEGDPDCPSKGFSSIDQALNTIRQGKFVIVVDDENEDFEGTLIMAASHATPEMMAFMVKHGSGIVSVGMKEEDLERLKLPLMSPESEDKDSSAPTFTITVDAKTGTSTGVSALDRAKTVLALSSPESKPDDFRRPGHIFPLKYRNGGVLRRAGHTEASVDLVILTGLRPVSVLSTVVDPEEGSIASLPFIRKLALEHSIPVISITDLIRYRRKREKLVERTAISRLPTKWGLFQAYCYRSKLDGTEHIAIVKGDIGNGQDVLVRVHSECLTGDIFGSARCDCGNQLDLAMQLIEQAGRGVVVYLRGHEGRGIGLGHKLRAYNLQDQGHDTVQANIELGLAVDAREYGIGAQILRDVGVQTMRLMTNNPAKFTGLKGYGLAVIGRVPVLTPVTEENKRYLETKRTKMGHIYGSDLQGPLAPFIKPSVNKKESSDGEPNPE; the protein is encoded by the exons ATGGATTGTGCTTTATCTCCTCAGATCTTCATAAACACAAG ATTTCCTAGGTGTGTGGCCATCAGACAAGGAGTTGAAATCAGGCTATACAGAAAAAGATGGTTGAATTCTAGTTGCTGTGCTGTGGGGGTGTCTGAGATGGGTGCTGGCAACCTGTTTGATGATGGGTCCTTGAAAGGGTCTGAAAATGGGTCATTGTTGGGTGCACTTGGTGACTCAGTTTTACCACCATTTGGAACAGTGGATGCTGAAATTACCCCAGAAACCGTTGATTTCTTTGTTAGTGATGCAGAAGGTGATCCTGACTGCCCTTCTAAAGGATTCTCTTCCATTGACCAAGCATTGAATACAATACGCCAAGGAAAG tttgtgATTGTTGTAGATGATGAAAATGAGGATTTTGAAGGAACCCTTATCATGGCAGCTTCTCATGCAACTCCTGAGATGATGGCTTTCATGGTAAAGCATGGCTCAGGCATTGTTTCCGTAGGTATGAAAGAGGAGGACCTTGAAAGGCTTAAGCTTCCATTAATGTCACCAGAAAGTGAAGACAAAGATTCTTCTGCCCCAACTTTCACAATCACAGTG GATGCAAAAACCGGTACATCAACTGGAGTTTCGGCATTGGATAGGGCAAAGACTGTTCTTGCACTGTCTTCCCCGGAGTCAAAGCCTGATGACTTTAGAAGACCAGGTCATATATTTCCTCTCAAGTATAGGAATGGTGGGGTTTTAAGAAGAGCTGGTCATACTGAGGCTTCGGTCGATTTGGTCATCCTCACCGGTTTAAGGCCTGTTTCAGTTCTTTCAACTGTTGTGGATCCAGAGGAAGGTTCTATAGCATCTTTGCCATTTATAAGAAAGTTGGCTTTGGAGCATAGCATACCAGTTATTTCCATAACTGATCTCATTAG GTACCGGAGAAAGCGGGAAAAGCTCGTTGAAAGGACAGCTATTTCACGTCTGCCAACGAAATGGGGTCTATTTCAAGCATACTGCTACCGTTCGAAGCTAGATGGAACAGAACATATAGCAATTGTTAAG GGTGACATAGGGAATGGACAAGATGTTCTTGTAAGAGTTCACTCAGAATGTTTAACCGGAGATATATTTGGATCAGCAAGATGCGACTGTGGCAACCAGTTGGATTTGGCAATGCAGTTAATCGAGCAAGCCGGTCGAGGAGTTGTGGTTTACCTTCGAGGTCATGAAGGGCGAGGGATAGGACTCGGTCACAAGCTAAGAGCCTATAATTTGCAAGATCAGGGCCATGACACAGTTCAAGCCAACATTGAACTTGGTTTAGCTGTTGATGCTCGTGAATATGGTATTGGTGCCCAG ATTTTGAGAGACGTAGGGGTTCAAACCATGAGGTTGATGACTAATAACCCAGCCAAGTTCACAGGCCTGAAGGGTTATGGGTTGGCTGTGATTGGAAGAGTGCCTGTTTTGACACCCGTTACAGAGGAAAATAAGAGATACTTGGAAACAAAACGTACCAAGATGGGTCATATTTATGGCTCTGATCTCCAAGGACCATTGGCTCCTTTCATTAAACCATCTGTAAACAAGAAAGAATCATCTGATGGGGAGCCAAACCCtgaataa
- the LOC107887532 gene encoding monofunctional riboflavin biosynthesis protein RIBA 3, chloroplastic isoform X3, with amino-acid sequence MGAGNLFDDGSLKGSENGSLLGALGDSVLPPFGTVDAEITPETVDFFVSDAEGDPDCPSKGFSSIDQALNTIRQGKFVIVVDDENEDFEGTLIMAASHATPEMMAFMVKHGSGIVSVGMKEEDLERLKLPLMSPESEDKDSSAPTFTITVDAKTGTSTGVSALDRAKTVLALSSPESKPDDFRRPGHIFPLKYRNGGVLRRAGHTEASVDLVILTGLRPVSVLSTVVDPEEGSIASLPFIRKLALEHSIPVISITDLIRYRRKREKLVERTAISRLPTKWGLFQAYCYRSKLDGTEHIAIVKGDIGNGQDVLVRVHSECLTGDIFGSARCDCGNQLDLAMQLIEQAGRGVVVYLRGHEGRGIGLGHKLRAYNLQDQGHDTVQANIELGLAVDAREYGIGAQVSLHTSILNMFPASFSYGFNELQILRDVGVQTMRLMTNNPAKFTGLKGYGLAVIGRVPVLTPVTEENKRYLETKRTKMGHIYGSDLQGPLAPFIKPSVNKKESSDGEPNPE; translated from the exons ATGGGTGCTGGCAACCTGTTTGATGATGGGTCCTTGAAAGGGTCTGAAAATGGGTCATTGTTGGGTGCACTTGGTGACTCAGTTTTACCACCATTTGGAACAGTGGATGCTGAAATTACCCCAGAAACCGTTGATTTCTTTGTTAGTGATGCAGAAGGTGATCCTGACTGCCCTTCTAAAGGATTCTCTTCCATTGACCAAGCATTGAATACAATACGCCAAGGAAAG tttgtgATTGTTGTAGATGATGAAAATGAGGATTTTGAAGGAACCCTTATCATGGCAGCTTCTCATGCAACTCCTGAGATGATGGCTTTCATGGTAAAGCATGGCTCAGGCATTGTTTCCGTAGGTATGAAAGAGGAGGACCTTGAAAGGCTTAAGCTTCCATTAATGTCACCAGAAAGTGAAGACAAAGATTCTTCTGCCCCAACTTTCACAATCACAGTG GATGCAAAAACCGGTACATCAACTGGAGTTTCGGCATTGGATAGGGCAAAGACTGTTCTTGCACTGTCTTCCCCGGAGTCAAAGCCTGATGACTTTAGAAGACCAGGTCATATATTTCCTCTCAAGTATAGGAATGGTGGGGTTTTAAGAAGAGCTGGTCATACTGAGGCTTCGGTCGATTTGGTCATCCTCACCGGTTTAAGGCCTGTTTCAGTTCTTTCAACTGTTGTGGATCCAGAGGAAGGTTCTATAGCATCTTTGCCATTTATAAGAAAGTTGGCTTTGGAGCATAGCATACCAGTTATTTCCATAACTGATCTCATTAG GTACCGGAGAAAGCGGGAAAAGCTCGTTGAAAGGACAGCTATTTCACGTCTGCCAACGAAATGGGGTCTATTTCAAGCATACTGCTACCGTTCGAAGCTAGATGGAACAGAACATATAGCAATTGTTAAG GGTGACATAGGGAATGGACAAGATGTTCTTGTAAGAGTTCACTCAGAATGTTTAACCGGAGATATATTTGGATCAGCAAGATGCGACTGTGGCAACCAGTTGGATTTGGCAATGCAGTTAATCGAGCAAGCCGGTCGAGGAGTTGTGGTTTACCTTCGAGGTCATGAAGGGCGAGGGATAGGACTCGGTCACAAGCTAAGAGCCTATAATTTGCAAGATCAGGGCCATGACACAGTTCAAGCCAACATTGAACTTGGTTTAGCTGTTGATGCTCGTGAATATGGTATTGGTGCCCAGGTTAGTCTCCATACATCAATTTTGAACATGTTTCCTGCATCATTTAGTTATGGTTTCAATGAACTGCAGATTTTGAGAGACGTAGGGGTTCAAACCATGAGGTTGATGACTAATAACCCAGCCAAGTTCACAGGCCTGAAGGGTTATGGGTTGGCTGTGATTGGAAGAGTGCCTGTTTTGACACCCGTTACAGAGGAAAATAAGAGATACTTGGAAACAAAACGTACCAAGATGGGTCATATTTATGGCTCTGATCTCCAAGGACCATTGGCTCCTTTCATTAAACCATCTGTAAACAAGAAAGAATCATCTGATGGGGAGCCAAACCCtgaataa